The Apostichopus japonicus isolate 1M-3 chromosome 20, ASM3797524v1, whole genome shotgun sequence genome contains a region encoding:
- the LOC139961157 gene encoding complex I assembly factor ACAD9, mitochondrial-like — MYRRALQKSITSHFTGKSPEFVKCSSGAIVRLINTTSKSSQESAVAQKSDNAVASSTPATGIGFAKNICLGKINKSDVFPYPEISHEDFTELNQLCEPIEKYFSEKVDSKQIDIDAKIDAETLQGLKDLGLFGQQIPEEYGGLNLNNTKYARIAEITAQDGAIGVTLAAHQAIGLKGILIAGNEAQKQKYLPRLATGELVAAFCLTEPSSGSDAASIQTRATLSPDGKHFHLNGGKIWISNGGIADVFTVFARTEVTNEKGEKQDKITGFIVERAFGGITSGKPEDKLGIRGSNTCEVHFEDTPVPIENVLGEVGSGFKLAMNILNSGRFSMGSSGSGMIRRMVAQVTEHATNRKQFNTKLKDFGLIQEKIAQMTVTAYAMESMAYLTAGMLDRPGEKDCSVEAAMVKIFSSEGCWYSVSEALQILGGLGYMKDYPYERYMRDCRILLIFEGTNEILRMYVALTCMQHAGKELQETLRKLRAPLSNPGFVYKSLSKRVLYRMGVTPKVPVFHEDDATHPTLKESADELSKSITVFGFSVESILAKYKKDIVREQMVLKRVADVLIDIYAMTAVLSRATRSISWGLPNNEHETLLAKTFCSQASKRIQQNLAEIADGDGNGDDNLKRIATEVCDNRGFKAVHALTKEF; from the exons atgtATAGGAGAGCTTTACAGAAATCCATAACATCCCATTTCACAGGGAAAAGTCCAGAATTCGTAAAATGTAGTTCAGGTGCAATCGTTCGTTTAATTAACACAACTTCAAAGTCAAGTCAGGAGAGCGCTGTGGCACAGAAGTCAGACAATGCTGTTGCATCTAGTACTCCCGCAACGGGTATTGGTTTTGCGAAAAATATTTGTCTGGGAAAGATAAATAAA AGCGATGTTTTCCCATACCCAGAAATCTCCCATGAGGACTTTACAGAATTGAACCAACTGTGTGAACCAATTGAAAAGTATTTTAGTGAGAAAG TGGATTCAAAACAAATAGACATCGATGCCAAAATAGATGCGGAGACCTTACAAGGATTGAAAGACCTGGGTCTCTTTGGCCAACAAATACCAGAAGAATATG GCGGGTTGAACCTGAACAACACCAAATATGCAAGAATCGCCGAAATCACAGCTCAAGATGGTGCGATCGGTGTCACTCTGGCAGCTCACCAAGCCATTGGTTTGAAG GGTATCCTGATCGCTGGAAACGAAGCACAAAAGCAGAAATACTTACCAAGACTTGCCACAGGAGAATTAGTCGCAGCATTCTGTCTGACGGAACCATCAAG TGGAAGCGATGCAGCATCCATCCAGACCAGAGCTACTCTCAGTCCAGATGGGAAACATTTCCACCTGAATGGTGGCAAG ATTTGGATCTCAAATGGTGGTATTGCTGATGTATTCACTGTCTTTGCAAGAACAGAAGTGACCAATGAAAAA GGAGAGAAGCAAGACAAGATCACGGGGTTTATAGTCGAGAGAGCCTTTGGAGGAATCACAAGTGGCAAACCAGAGGACAAGCTTGGCATCAGAGGATCAAACA CTTGTGAAGTTCACTTTGAGGACACTCCAGTTCCTATTGAGAATGTTCTTGGTGAGGTAGGGAGTGGATTCAAGCTGGCTATGAACATCCTGAACAGCGGCCGCTTCAGCATGGGTAGTTCTGGGTCAGGCATGATTCGACGGATGGTTG CCCAAGTTACCGAACACGCTACAAACAGGAAACAGTTCAATACGAAACTGAAGGACTTTGGTCTGATCCAAGAGAAGATAGCCCAAATGACAGTGACTGCTTATGCAATGGAGAGTATGGCTTACTTAACAGCTGGTATGTTAGATAGACCTGGAGAGAAGGACTGCTCAGTGGAAGCTGCTATGGTCAAG ATTTTCAGTTCAGAGGGCTGCTGGTATTCCGTCTCTGAAGCTCTCCAGATTCTGGGTGGTCTGGGGTACATGAAGGATTATCCCTACGAGAGGTACATGCGAGACTGCCGTATCTTGCTAATCTTTGAGGGTACGAATGAGATCCTACGTATGTACGTAGCCTTGACCTGCATGCAACACGCCGGCAAAGAATTACAAGAAACACTCCG GAAGTTGAGGGCACCGCTTTCCAATCCAGGATTTGtctacaaatcactgagcaagAGGGTACTCTACAGAATGGGGGTAACACCAAAAGTACCAGTATTCCATGAAGACGATGCCACTCATCCAACGTTAAAG GAGAGTGCCGATGAGCTCTCAAAGAGCATAACAGTGTTTGGCTTTAGCGTGGAAAGTATCCTAGCCAAGTACAAAAAG GACATTGTCAGGGAACAGATGGTCCTGAAGAGGGTGGCAGATGTTCTCATCGACATCTACGCCATGACAGCAGTGCTTTCAAGGGCGACTAGGTCCATCTCGTGGGGGCTGCCCAATAATGAACACGAGACGTTACTCGCCAAGACCTTCTGCAGTCAGGCTTCAAAGAGAATCCAACAGAATTTAGCAGAGATTGCTGATG GTGATGGCAATGGAGACGACAACTTGAAGAGGATCGCTACCGAGGTGTGTGATAACAGGGGATTCAAGGCCGTACATGCCCTCACTAAAGAGTTTTGA
- the LOC139961159 gene encoding large ribosomal subunit protein eL20-like codes for MKVRGQLKEYNVVGRAYPSEKVPTPALYRMRIFANDEVVAKSRFWYFAKKLKKIKKTNGEIVCCQRRYEKRPLQIKNFGIWLRYDSRSGTHNMYREYRDLTTAAAVTQCYRDMGARHRARAHSIQIIRVESITNEKCRRPHIKQFHDCKLKFPLPHRIQRRGRPVFTTRKPVTNFH; via the exons ATGAAAGTTCGTGGACAG CTAAAAGAATACAACGTGGTTGGGAGGGCTTATCCCTCAGAGAAGGTCCCAACTCCTGCTCTCTATCGCATGAGGATTTTTGCCAATGATGAAGTGGTTgcaaagtcacgattttggtaTTTTGCCAAGAAACTGAAGAAAATCAAGAAGACTAACGGAGAGATTGTCTGTTGTCAGAGG CGATATGAGAAGAGACCTTTGCAGATCAAGAACTTTGGCATCTGGTTGCGTTATGATTCCAGAAGTGGCACACACAACATGTACAGAGAGTACAGGGACCTGACTACAGCTGCTGCTGTTACCCAGTGCT ACCGTGACATGGGCGCCCGTCATCGTGCAAGAGCTCACTCTATTCAGATCATCCGTGTAGAGTCGATCACCAATGAGAAGTGCAGGAGGCCTCACATCAAGCAGTTCCAT GATTGCAAGCTGAAGTTCCCTCTGCCCCATCGCATCCAGAGGAGAGGCAGGCCTGTGTTCACCACAAGGAAACCTGTTACCAACTTCCACTAA